TGCATCGACTACCACACGAGCGTGGCGATCGACGGCAGGTACAACGAGGGCACCTGGAGCGAGTCCGAGGTCAAGAACCTCGGCAAGGTGCAGTGGGTGCTCACCCACGGCTACCCGAACGCCGACCCCGCGAAGCTGCTCGCCGCGGCCGGCGCCACCCTGCCGGAGAAGGCGGACGCGAAGAAGCTGCTCTACTTCGGCACCCAGACCGCCGTCTGGCACTTCAGCGACGGCATCGAGCTGGGCAACTGGGCGAACAACGGCAAGGACCTGCTCGGCCAGCGCCAGTACGAGGTGGTCCAGAAGGTCCGCAACTACCTGGTCAACAGCGCCACCGACCAGCCCGAGCCGCGCGCGGAGCTGAAGGTCGACCCGGCCACCGCCACCGCCACCGTCGGCGAGAAGGCCGGCCCCTTCACCGTCACCGGCCCGGCCGGTGACATCACCCTCGCCGTCACCGGCGGCACCGCCGTCGACGTCGACGGCAAGGCGATCACCACGACCACCAACGGTGGCACGTTCTGGCTGACCGGCACCGAGGCCGGCAAGGCCGAGGTGACCCTGTCCGCCAAGGGCTCGGTCTCCTTCGGCCGGGTGTTCCTGTCCGCGAAGGGCAAGAACAAGCACCAGAAGCTCATCCTCGGCGGCAGCACCGACGAGACGGTGACGGCCAAGGCCGGCGCCAGCTTCACCGCCGCGCCGACGACCCCGGCCAGCCCGACCCCGACCGCCACGGCCAGCCCGTCGCCGTCGACCACCGTCTCCCCCTCCGCGACGCCGACGACCCCGGGTGAGAGCCCGGCGCCGTCGACC
This genomic stretch from Micromonospora krabiensis harbors:
- a CDS encoding thioester domain-containing protein, whose product is MFGQRGRRWARVALAAVAGGALALGVAGPAAADEPATGIAKSTGGSVKLMLNGKAQSVSGLALKIDGKLVPAFCIDYHTSVAIDGRYNEGTWSESEVKNLGKVQWVLTHGYPNADPAKLLAAAGATLPEKADAKKLLYFGTQTAVWHFSDGIELGNWANNGKDLLGQRQYEVVQKVRNYLVNSATDQPEPRAELKVDPATATATVGEKAGPFTVTGPAGDITLAVTGGTAVDVDGKAITTTTNGGTFWLTGTEAGKAEVTLSAKGSVSFGRVFLSAKGKNKHQKLILGGSTDETVTAKAGASFTAAPTTPASPTPTATASPSPSTTVSPSATPTTPGESPAPSTSPASNGGALPLTGSPIATAITIGVLLLAAGAATVLVMRRRKVRFTA